From the Harpia harpyja isolate bHarHar1 chromosome 16, bHarHar1 primary haplotype, whole genome shotgun sequence genome, one window contains:
- the BAHD1 gene encoding bromo adjacent homology domain-containing 1 protein produces MTHARKKQLFLLKHPAGAAGQASSPTGSRRMDRTDAECGEQRDRDATEAPNCPSGFVGTNKSKNLHEVRKTYPLRRRLLPSVNKKTCKVLLTRLEDVAGSLSKQTQSCKKKDLPSWMEGLGPALFSEQVQPVGGGKSDSSGEKCTITYPGTEQDLDTAPSEPRKRRLASLNAEAVNNLLFERDDGLLSSRRFRRDSIKASGDCTVKSLHCKAGDNWPVLEKTAVKTGKGKNRHEPSQKCNSCDHSLDEVFDDGTKREDGAISYHPTPKRLASLNAVAFLKLTHEKDQPLKQRSKSDGEGKSENHCSKSTLKWAKAGRKNCVKSKKEMTGLKMEGQHGWRGLTVGAFGKGEQRDSSRLYGTTEPVPYESLSSSYASTEGFYHRLPLLMGGQASMKPEYGRPGEKSPTPKQEFHQPSFPAQQFPPLPVPGNHTDCGCLYESSDLTPLNGFYVYYGQSGYSGYSHCSVYPKDELSQSATCEGLLVSPSSLPSGAHFQPLHWCNSPYCCGEGTAINSYSVCGVVHVPEGRISSVHAGRNSYPYKMPFAAEGCKSLDQLNLTIPVAGHPASPAHPLSGCPVPSVPPAAEPVPHLQTPNSDPQTMARECPQSSKPPSGSKSGLRNTTGCLHASDSKAAGGHSHPKQQRISRRRATNGWIPVGTACEKAVYVVNEPEPAVRKSYQAVERDGEIIRVRDTVLLKSGPRKKSMPYVAKISALWEDPKTGELMMSLLWYYRPEHTQGGRNPSMHQNEIFASRHQDENSVACIEEKCYVLTFAEYCRFCALAKRRVEGIPGRKTIMVPPSEEYSTPLHRKVPEDTDPELVFLCRHVYDFRHGRILKNPQ; encoded by the exons ATGACGCATGCCCGGAAGAAACaacttttccttctgaaacatccagctggtgctgctggccaAGCTTCATCACCAacaggcagcaggaggatggaCAGGACCGACGCAGAGTGTGGTGAGCAGAGAGACAGAGATGCCACCGAGGCTCCGAACTGTCCAAGTGGGTTTGTGGggacaaacaaaagcaagaatttgCATGAAGTGCGAAAGACATACCCACTGCGGAGACGTCTCCTCCCCTCAGTGAACAAAAAGACCTGCAAAGTGCTCCTTACCAGGCTGGAGGATGTGGCTGGATCTCTGTCGAAACAGACTCAGAGCTGTAAAAAAAAGGACCTTCCCAGTTGGATGGAGGGTTTGGGACCTGCTTTGTTCTCCGAACAAGTTCAGCctgtgggaggagggaagagtgaTTCATCTGGGGAAAAGTGCACAATAACTTACCCAGGGACAGAGCAAGACCTTGATACTGCTCCTTCCGAGCCCAGGAAACGCAGGCTGGCCTCGCTGAATGCAGAGGCAGTGAACAATCTGCTTTTTGAACGGGACGATGGCTTATTATCCAGCAGGCGTTTTCGGAGGGACTCCATTAAAGCCAGTGGAGACTGCACTGTGAAGAGCTTGCATTGCAAAGCTGGTGACAACTGGCCTGTGCTGGAAaaaacagctgtgaaaacagGTAAAGGAAAAAACCGGCATGAGCCCAGTCAGAAATGCAATAGCTGTGACCATTCACTGGATGAGGTCTTCGATGACGGGACAAAGAGGGAGGATGGTGCCATCTCCTATCACCCTACCCCAAAGAGACTGGCCAGTCTGAATGCTGTGGCCTTTCTGAAGCTGACCCATGAGAAAGACCAACCACTGAAGCAGAGGAGTAAATCGGATGGAGAAGGCAAGTCCGAGAACCACTGTTCAAAATCTACACTCAAATGGGCCAAAGCCGGTAGGAAGAATTGCGTCAAATCCAAGAAGGAAATGACTGGCTTAAAAATGGAAGGTCAGCATGGCTGGCGAGGACTTACTGTAGGCGCTTTTGGGAAAGGAGAGCAGCGGGACTCCTCTAGGCTCTATGGGACAACAGAACCTGTCCCTTATGAATCACTGTCTAGCTCCTATGCTAGCACAGAGGGTTTCTACCACAGACTGCCTTTGCTTATGGGCGGACAAGCTTCCATGAAGCCAGAGTATGGAAGACCCGGAGAGAAATCCCCAACCCCCAAACAGGAATTTCATCAGCCTTCCTTTCCTGCACAGCAGTTCCCTCCCTTGCCTGTGCCCGGAAATCACACGGATTGTGGATGTCTCTATGAATCCTCGGATCTGACTCCGTTGAATGGGTTTTACGTTTATTATGGCCAAAGTGGATACAGTGGCTACTCTCACTGCTCCGTTTACCCCAAGGACGAGCTTTCGCAATCTGCTACCTGCGAGGGGCTCTTGGTATCGCCCAGTTCCTTGCCATCAGGTGCTCATTTCCAGCCACTCCACTGGTGTAACTCTCCGTACTGTTGTGGAGAAGGAACGGCGATTAACAGTTACAGCGTTTGCGGAGTTGTGCACGTACCAGAGGGCAGGATTAGCAGCGTGCACGCAGGACGGAACAGCTACCCCTACAAAATGCCTTTTGCAGCAG AAGGCTGCAAGTCTCTGGACCAGCTGAACCTCACAATCCCTGTGGCAGGGCACCCCGCGTCACCTGCCCACCCGCTCTCAGGATGTCCTGTACCCAGTGTGCCACCGGCTGCAGAACCCGTTCCTCATCTGCAGACCCCCAACTCTGATCCTCAGACCATGGCCCGAGAATGTCCACAGAGCTCAAAGCCTCCCAGCGGCTCCAAATCCGGTCTCCGAAATACTACGGGCTGTCTCCACGCCTCCGACAGCAAAGCAGCGGGAGGTCATTCCCATCCAAAGCAGCAGCGCATTAGCAGGCGGAGAGCTACCAATGGCTGGATACCGGTTGGCACAGCCTGCGAGAAGGCCGTCTACGTTGTG AATGAGCCAGAGCCGGCTGTTCGCAAGAGCTATCAAGCTGTGGAGAGAGATGGGGAGATTATCCGGGTACGAGATACTGTCCTCTTGAAATCAGGACCCCGGAAGAAATCTATGCCATATGTTGCGAAGATATCAGCACTGTGGGAAGACCCCAAAACAG GGGAGCTGATGATGAGCCTCCTGTGGTATTACAGACCGGAGCACACTCAGGGAGGCCGCAACCCCAGTATGCACCAG aATGAGATCTTTGCATCCCGGCATCAGGACGAAAACAGTGTTGCCTGCATAGAGGAGAAATGCTACGTGCTGACCTTTGCAGAGTACTGCAG ATTTTGTGCCTTGGCAAAGCGTCGAGTCGAAGGGATCCCAGGCAGGAAAACAATTATGGTTCCTCCCTCGGAAGAGTACTCCACACCTCTGCACCGCAAGGTGCCTGAGGACACTGACCCTGAGCTGGTTTTCCTCTGTCGTCACGTCTACGACTTCAGACACGGGCGCATCTTGAAGAACCCGCAGTAG
- the CHST14 gene encoding carbohydrate sulfotransferase 14 produces MFPRPAFPGEARRAAASGRSRSRPRVVGGGGGTVLLPSMLMFGVILASSGLLLMIEKGILAEVKPPPLHPAAGELSRRGVGGEEEEAGGELEREVLRDVRNRTIRAVCGQRAMPRSVWELPAGQRRTVLRHLLVSDKYRFLYCYVPKVACSNWKRILKVLDGALESVDVKLKMDHKSDLVFLGDMKPDEISYRLKNYYKFVFVRNPMERLLSAYRNKFGEIKEYQQKYGVEIVRRYRKNGGSSAGDDVTFSEFLRYLLDEEAERMNEHWMPIYNLCQPCAVRYDFIGSYERLNADANYVLERVQSPSFVRFPERQPWYKPVTAETLHYYLCNTQRRLIKELLPKYILDFSLFAYPLPNITSEFCRQ; encoded by the coding sequence ATGTTCCCCCGTCCCGCCTTCCCCGGGGAGGCGAGGCGGGCGGCCGCCTCGGGCCGCAGCCGGTCGCGGCCTCGGGtcgtcggcggcggcggcggcaccgtgCTGCTGCCCTCCATGCTGATGTTCGGCGTGATCCTGGCCTCCAGCGGGCTGCTCCTCATGATCGAGAAGGGGATCCTGGCCGAGGTGAAGCCGCCGCCGCTGCACCCGGCGGCGGGGGAGCTCTCCCGGCGAGGCGtcggcggcgaggaggaggaggccggcGGCGAGCTGGAGCGCGAGGTGCTGCGGGACGTCCGCAACCGCACCATCCGCGCCGTCTGCGGGCAGCGGGCCATGCCCCGCAGCGTCTGGGAGCTGCCGGCCGGTCAGCGCCGGACGGTCCTCCGGCACCTCCTGGTCAGCGACAAGTACCGCTTCTTGTACTGCTACGTGCCCAAGGTGGCCTGCTCCAACTGGAAGCGCATCCTGAAGGTGCTGGACGGGGCGCTGGAGAGCGTCGACGTCAAGCTGAAGATGGACCACAAGAGCGACCTGGTGTTCCTGGGCGACATGAAGCCGGACGAGATCAGCTACCGCCTGAAGAACTACTACAAGTTCGTCTTCGTGCGCAACCCCATGGAGAGGCTGCTGTCGGCCTACAGGAATAAATTTGGGGAGATCAAGGAGTACCAGCAGAAGTACGGGGTGGAGATCGTCAGGCGGTACCGGAAGAACGGGGGGAGCTCGGCGGGCGACGACGTGACCTTCTCCGAGTTTCTCCGGTACCTGCTGGACGAGGAGGCGGAGCGGATGAACGAGCACTGGATGCCCATCTACAACCTGTGCCAGCCCTGCGCCGTCAGGTACGACTTCATCGGCTCCTACGAGCGGCTGAACGCGGACGCCAACTACGTCCTCGAGCGAGTCCAGTCGCCCTCCTTCGTCCGCTTCCCCGAGCGGCAGCCCTGGTACAAGCCCGTGACGGCGGAAACGCTCCATTACTACCTGTGCAACACCCAACGCCGCCTGATAAAAGAGCTGTTGCCAAAATACATCCTGGATTTCTCCCTCTTTGCCTACCCCCTTCCCAACATAACCAGCGAATTCTGCAGGCAGTGA